One stretch of Candidatus Nitrosotenuis cloacae DNA includes these proteins:
- the glmS gene encoding glutamine--fructose-6-phosphate transaminase (isomerizing), whose protein sequence is MCSIIGYYGDGPAAPILVRGLKRMEYRGYDSVGVATKSDHDIALKKGVGKVDDVNNALHLDNLPGHIGIGHTRWATHGNVTDVNAHPHPSSSGKIAIVHNGIIENYDELKADLQARGYNFKSQTDSEVIANLLQFNYDQCHDIKQSMIRTMSKLKGHYAFVAMFENGMLAAARYHEPLIVGIGKNGFFLSSDVLGFIEKTDDAIYLDNGEFVMLDRIGIQIYDFEGNAVKHQVTKVSKEFADAYKGDYAHFTLKEISEQPDTIIQAGDKSADAINTATDFIKHARNIYITGSGTSYNAALVAKYLWQKHAKIKVEPIISSELSFTPETIDPNSILIAISQSGESADVLEAVKIAKKANAKILSIVNILTSSLAQESAVVIGMGCGPEIGVAATKSFTAQLGIIYKITRKLCDGCINVDSTKISDSVGKVLSDQTKIKEIAKELKDVQDIYILGRAVHYPIALESALKLKELSYIHAEGIPGGELKHGPLALMDSSVYVIIINPNDFTYNDTLTSAREIKARGAKIIGISDKPSDVYDHWIQIPTIDDALYPLIEIIPIQLLSYYSAIEKDTDPDYPRNLAKSVTVK, encoded by the coding sequence ATGTGTTCTATTATCGGCTATTATGGAGACGGTCCGGCAGCCCCAATCTTGGTTCGCGGCTTGAAGCGAATGGAGTACAGAGGATATGACAGTGTAGGTGTTGCCACAAAGTCAGACCACGACATTGCACTCAAAAAAGGAGTAGGCAAAGTAGACGATGTAAACAATGCACTACATTTGGATAATTTGCCAGGCCACATTGGCATTGGCCATACCAGGTGGGCAACACATGGAAATGTCACAGATGTCAATGCACACCCACATCCTAGCAGCTCAGGTAAAATAGCCATCGTACACAATGGAATAATCGAAAATTATGATGAGCTAAAAGCTGATCTACAAGCAAGAGGCTACAATTTCAAGAGTCAGACAGACAGCGAAGTCATTGCAAATCTTTTACAGTTCAACTATGATCAGTGCCACGACATAAAACAATCCATGATCAGAACTATGTCAAAATTAAAAGGCCATTATGCTTTTGTTGCAATGTTTGAGAATGGAATGCTTGCAGCCGCAAGATATCATGAACCATTAATCGTTGGGATTGGCAAAAATGGGTTCTTCCTTTCTAGCGATGTTTTGGGATTCATAGAGAAAACAGACGATGCCATCTATTTGGACAATGGTGAGTTTGTCATGCTGGATAGAATAGGAATTCAGATTTATGATTTTGAGGGAAACGCAGTAAAGCACCAAGTAACCAAGGTGTCAAAGGAATTTGCAGATGCATACAAGGGTGACTATGCGCATTTTACTCTAAAAGAAATATCAGAGCAGCCAGATACCATCATACAGGCAGGCGACAAATCAGCAGATGCAATCAACACTGCAACTGACTTTATCAAGCACGCAAGAAACATCTACATCACAGGCAGCGGCACCAGCTATAATGCAGCACTGGTTGCAAAATACCTCTGGCAAAAGCACGCCAAAATAAAAGTTGAGCCAATCATATCCAGTGAGCTGTCATTTACGCCTGAAACAATAGATCCAAATTCCATTCTGATTGCAATATCACAAAGTGGTGAAAGTGCAGATGTACTAGAAGCAGTGAAAATTGCAAAAAAGGCAAACGCCAAGATTTTATCAATTGTAAATATTTTAACATCATCTTTGGCCCAAGAATCTGCCGTAGTGATCGGTATGGGTTGTGGTCCAGAAATTGGAGTGGCTGCAACAAAGAGTTTTACTGCACAACTTGGCATAATATACAAAATTACAAGAAAGCTTTGTGATGGCTGCATCAATGTAGACTCGACAAAGATCTCAGACTCTGTTGGCAAGGTGTTATCAGATCAAACAAAGATAAAGGAAATCGCAAAAGAGCTCAAAGACGTCCAAGACATTTACATTTTGGGCAGAGCCGTCCACTATCCAATCGCATTGGAATCGGCACTGAAGCTAAAGGAACTATCATACATTCATGCTGAAGGCATACCAGGAGGCGAGCTAAAGCACGGACCACTTGCACTGATGGACTCTAGTGTTTATGTGATAATTATCAATCCAAACGATTTCACATACAATGACACCCTAACCAGTGCCCGCGAAATAAAGGCAAGAGGCGCCAAGATAATTGGAATCTCGGATAAGCCAAGTGATGTGTATGATCATTGGATACAAATCCCGACAATTGATGATGCCCTTTATCCGCTAATTGAGATAATTCCAATCCAATTGCTATCGTATTATTCTGCAATAGAAAAAGATACAGACCCAGACTATCCAAGAAATCTGGCAAAATCAGTTACTGTGAAATAG
- the cobT gene encoding nicotinate mononucleotide-dependent phosphoribosyltransferase CobT has translation MHKDVEIFVDKQRGQEFLEKLEKKPFLFSLVISYTNTCTIPGITVAGKTPEVLPYTSPADAEFLNFGYCKCINAIPMTPDGKPTPALLTKTALESASIPNIIINAGSKIQPQLPCFETGLSHGRNIALEPAMSLDDVTHAVEYGRMIGRSLGSTTDCLVIGESIPGGTTTAQAVLTSLGINGMVSSSMQENPLSLKQKIASDAAKRIDSTNEFDVVANCGDPMIPTVAGILSTASAQTKVILAGGTQMAAALAFGKITGYHRDNVALATTSYIIDDKSANLIEMVSQIDTIPVFSVKLALGRSKIDGLKAFANGFVKEGVGAGGASLAAMLKIGIDSEKLLVLAEQQYSETISQ, from the coding sequence TTGCACAAAGACGTCGAGATTTTTGTTGACAAGCAAAGGGGGCAAGAATTCTTAGAAAAATTAGAAAAAAAACCATTTCTCTTCTCATTGGTAATATCATATACAAATACGTGTACAATTCCTGGAATCACCGTAGCTGGCAAGACACCGGAAGTATTGCCATACACATCGCCAGCTGATGCTGAATTTTTGAATTTTGGATACTGCAAGTGCATAAACGCCATACCAATGACGCCTGATGGCAAGCCAACACCTGCATTGCTGACAAAAACAGCACTAGAATCTGCAAGCATACCAAACATCATAATAAATGCTGGAAGCAAAATCCAGCCGCAACTACCGTGTTTTGAAACCGGACTATCTCATGGAAGAAACATTGCGCTCGAACCTGCAATGTCTTTAGATGATGTGACTCATGCCGTTGAATATGGCAGAATGATCGGCAGAAGCCTTGGCTCAACTACCGACTGTCTGGTGATTGGCGAGAGCATCCCTGGTGGTACCACCACTGCACAGGCAGTTCTCACATCACTTGGCATCAATGGAATGGTAAGCAGTAGCATGCAGGAAAATCCACTATCACTAAAACAAAAAATAGCAAGTGATGCTGCAAAAAGAATTGATTCTACAAATGAATTTGATGTTGTAGCAAACTGTGGTGATCCAATGATCCCAACGGTTGCAGGAATTCTAAGCACCGCATCTGCCCAAACCAAAGTTATTCTGGCAGGCGGCACGCAGATGGCAGCTGCTTTGGCATTTGGTAAAATAACTGGATATCACAGGGATAATGTGGCACTTGCCACCACATCATACATCATAGATGATAAATCCGCAAACCTAATCGAGATGGTCTCCCAAATAGATACGATTCCGGTCTTTTCGGTAAAATTGGCACTTGGGCGCTCAAAAATAGATGGGCTCAAGGCATTTGCCAATGGGTTTGTTAAAGAGGGTGTTGGCGCAGGCGGTGCATCGCTTGCTGCAATGCTAAAGATAGGAATTGATTCAGAGAAACTACTTGTGTTAGCCGAGCAGCAATACTCCGAGACTATTTCACAGTAA
- a CDS encoding hydroxyacylglutathione hydrolase family protein yields MIVHQIPVGSMQNFTYVVEDEDTSEAIIIDPSWDLDEIMRTIQKNNLKIKYIVNTHHHFDHTIGNETMKAQTNAPIMQYKTSTIKHDLEVSNGQKIKFGNSELTVIHTPGHSKDSMCLVGDGKIFSGDTLFVGTCGRVDLPGGDARELYHSLVDILRKMDDNLLMYPGHNYGSTPSSTLGTQKKMNFVMQPRTEAEFLEIMGIG; encoded by the coding sequence ATGATAGTCCATCAAATTCCGGTAGGTAGCATGCAGAACTTTACCTATGTTGTGGAGGATGAGGACACCAGCGAGGCAATTATAATTGATCCGTCATGGGACCTTGATGAAATAATGAGAACAATACAAAAAAACAATCTCAAAATAAAATACATTGTAAACACACACCATCATTTTGATCATACGATAGGAAATGAAACCATGAAAGCACAAACAAATGCTCCAATCATGCAATACAAAACTTCAACCATAAAGCATGATCTCGAAGTATCCAATGGCCAGAAAATAAAATTTGGCAACTCGGAGCTTACTGTAATCCACACCCCTGGACACTCCAAGGACAGCATGTGTTTGGTAGGTGATGGCAAAATATTCTCAGGTGATACCCTCTTTGTTGGAACATGTGGACGAGTGGACTTACCTGGTGGTGATGCTAGGGAACTATATCACAGTCTGGTCGATATATTGAGAAAAATGGATGATAATCTGCTCATGTATCCTGGACATAACTATGGCTCTACTCCGAGCTCAACTTTGGGCACGCAAAAAAAGATGAACTTTGTGATGCAGCCGAGAACCGAGGCGGAATTCTTGGAAATAATGGGTATTGGATAA
- a CDS encoding NAD(P)H-hydrate epimerase, giving the protein MEITVKQMYQIEENGHQMGFPRQLMMENAGASMVRRILEKFPDVSSKRVLVFAGLGNNGGDALVVARHLTGYGAKITVVLLGNPSDIKTIECKTNWQILEKMKSVQLGFGPADATNFDVDIIVDGILGTGITGQIREPHASAIDLINKTNAFKIAVDVPSGLDPDTGNTADKYVTADVTVTFHKMKRGMPKRKDLCGIIFVEKIGIPTEAEIGVL; this is encoded by the coding sequence ATGGAGATTACTGTTAAACAAATGTACCAAATAGAAGAAAACGGGCACCAGATGGGATTCCCGCGGCAACTAATGATGGAAAATGCTGGCGCATCCATGGTCAGAAGAATTTTAGAAAAATTCCCAGATGTTTCATCAAAAAGGGTTCTAGTCTTTGCTGGCCTTGGCAATAATGGGGGTGATGCTCTAGTTGTCGCAAGACATCTGACTGGATATGGCGCCAAAATTACTGTGGTTTTGTTGGGCAATCCATCAGACATCAAGACAATCGAATGCAAAACAAACTGGCAAATCCTAGAAAAGATGAAGTCCGTTCAATTGGGCTTTGGCCCTGCAGATGCAACCAATTTTGATGTGGATATCATAGTTGATGGCATACTAGGAACTGGAATTACTGGACAAATTCGTGAGCCGCATGCATCAGCAATTGATCTTATCAACAAAACAAATGCATTCAAAATAGCAGTCGATGTTCCAAGTGGGCTGGACCCTGACACTGGAAACACTGCTGACAAGTATGTTACAGCAGATGTTACCGTGACATTTCACAAAATGAAAAGAGGTATGCCAAAACGAAAAGATCTTTGTGGAATTATCTTTGTTGAAAAAATTGGCATACCCACAGAAGCCGAAATAGGCGTACTATGA
- a CDS encoding translin family protein, whose product MDSTKRSLQKISKTLEKSLNEREDLIKNTRQIITLCSESIIDCHKKDTNSAAKKTLQAKKLLEQYRKNIDKSLYKYLIPSEQEFVEASSFLALIQGKNIPSPEALGVKDESFVLGLLDCIGEMRRDVYDKIRIGKSEDAREMFEKMDELYLMLYPFAYFDKVVKEARRKLDVNRILVEETRIAITEEIRRSDLIKKLKK is encoded by the coding sequence ATGGATTCAACAAAGCGATCGCTTCAAAAAATCTCAAAGACACTTGAGAAAAGCCTGAATGAGCGAGAGGACCTAATCAAGAACACCCGCCAGATAATCACTTTATGTAGCGAATCCATCATTGATTGTCACAAAAAAGATACCAACTCGGCTGCAAAAAAAACCTTGCAGGCAAAAAAACTATTAGAACAATATCGAAAAAACATCGACAAGTCTCTGTACAAGTATTTGATTCCATCTGAGCAGGAATTCGTAGAGGCGTCCTCATTTTTGGCACTAATCCAAGGCAAGAACATCCCAAGCCCAGAGGCACTTGGCGTAAAAGACGAATCCTTTGTTTTAGGTCTGCTTGATTGCATCGGCGAGATGCGACGAGATGTTTATGATAAAATTCGAATTGGAAAATCAGAGGACGCAAGAGAAATGTTTGAGAAAATGGACGAATTATACCTGATGCTTTATCCATTTGCATATTTTGATAAAGTAGTCAAAGAGGCAAGAAGAAAGCTTGACGTAAACAGAATTCTAGTTGAGGAAACAAGAATCGCAATCACAGAAGAGATTAGACGATCAGATCTAATCAAGAAATTAAAAAAATAA